A single region of the Pygocentrus nattereri isolate fPygNat1 chromosome 27, fPygNat1.pri, whole genome shotgun sequence genome encodes:
- the LOC108440213 gene encoding hemoglobin subunit beta-2-like isoform X3 produces MRRSSNQMGPGGVGLWVFKLQTGILILQGSSSSGHAETSKVSNMVEWTEFERATIQDIFSKMDYESVGHNALTRCLVVYPWTQRYFGKFGNLYNAAAIAGNPLVAAHGAVVLHGLDKAVKNMDNIKATYAELSVLHSEKLHVDPDNFRLLADCLTIVVAGRLGNGFTADVQAAFQKFLAVVISALTKQYH; encoded by the exons ATGAGACGTTCATCCAATCAGATGGGTCCGGGAGGGGTGGGCTTATGGGTATTTAAGCTGCAGACCGGGATTCTCATCTTACAGGGTTCTTCCTCATCAGGACACGCAGAAACCTCCAAAGTCAGCAACATGGTTGAGTGGACAGAATTCGAGCGCGCCACCATCCAGGACATCTTCTCCAAAATGGATTATGAGTCCGTGGGACACAACGCCCTGACAAG GTGTCTGGTCGTGTACCCGTGGACTCAGAGATACTTCGGCAAGTTTGGAAACCTGTACAACGCCGCTGCTATCGCAGGAAACCCCTTGGTTGCTGCTCACGGCGCAGTTGTGCTCCATGGTCTGGACAAAGCTGTGAAGAACATGGACAACATCAAGGCTACCTACGCTGAACTGAGCGTGCTGCACTCTGAGAAACTGCACGTGGACCCCGACAACTTCAGG CTGTTGGCTGATTGTCTTACCATCGTCGTTGCCGGTAGACTGGGGAATGGTTTCACAGCTGATGTGCAGGCAGCGTTCCAGAAGTTCCTGGCTGTTGTAATCTCTGCACTGACAAAGCAGTACCACTAG
- the LOC108440213 gene encoding hemoglobin subunit beta-2-like isoform X4, whose amino-acid sequence MVEWTEFERATIQDIFSKMDYESVGHNALTRCLVVYPWTQRYFGKFGNLYNAAAIAGNPLVAAHGAVVLHGLDKAVKNMDNIKATYAELSVLHSEKLHVDPDNFRLLADCLTIVVAGRLGNGFTADVQAAFQKFLAVVISALTKQYH is encoded by the exons ATGGTTGAGTGGACAGAATTCGAGCGCGCCACCATCCAGGACATCTTCTCCAAAATGGATTATGAGTCCGTGGGACACAACGCCCTGACAAG GTGTCTGGTCGTGTACCCGTGGACTCAGAGATACTTCGGCAAGTTTGGAAACCTGTACAACGCCGCTGCTATCGCAGGAAACCCCTTGGTTGCTGCTCACGGCGCAGTTGTGCTCCATGGTCTGGACAAAGCTGTGAAGAACATGGACAACATCAAGGCTACCTACGCTGAACTGAGCGTGCTGCACTCTGAGAAACTGCACGTGGACCCCGACAACTTCAGG CTGTTGGCTGATTGTCTTACCATCGTCGTTGCCGGTAGACTGGGGAATGGTTTCACAGCTGATGTGCAGGCAGCGTTCCAGAAGTTCCTGGCTGTTGTAATCTCTGCACTGACAAAGCAGTACCACTAG
- the LOC108440213 gene encoding hemoglobin subunit beta-2-like isoform X2 has product MCIDESRFSICTGDLSRVYPAFRPMPAGTAFSGILPMSSGAIKLQTSNMKPFQLQGHAETSKVSNMVEWTEFERATIQDIFSKMDYESVGHNALTRCLVVYPWTQRYFGKFGNLYNAAAIAGNPLVAAHGAVVLHGLDKAVKNMDNIKATYAELSVLHSEKLHVDPDNFRLLADCLTIVVAGRLGNGFTADVQAAFQKFLAVVISALTKQYH; this is encoded by the exons actggcgacctgtccagggtatatcctgccttccgcccgatgccCGCTGGGACCGCATTCAGTGGGATACTACCGATGTCGAGTGGTGCGATAAAACTTCAGACTTCCAATATGAAGCCTTTTCAATTACAAG GACACGCAGAAACCTCCAAAGTCAGCAACATGGTTGAGTGGACAGAATTCGAGCGCGCCACCATCCAGGACATCTTCTCCAAAATGGATTATGAGTCCGTGGGACACAACGCCCTGACAAG GTGTCTGGTCGTGTACCCGTGGACTCAGAGATACTTCGGCAAGTTTGGAAACCTGTACAACGCCGCTGCTATCGCAGGAAACCCCTTGGTTGCTGCTCACGGCGCAGTTGTGCTCCATGGTCTGGACAAAGCTGTGAAGAACATGGACAACATCAAGGCTACCTACGCTGAACTGAGCGTGCTGCACTCTGAGAAACTGCACGTGGACCCCGACAACTTCAGG CTGTTGGCTGATTGTCTTACCATCGTCGTTGCCGGTAGACTGGGGAATGGTTTCACAGCTGATGTGCAGGCAGCGTTCCAGAAGTTCCTGGCTGTTGTAATCTCTGCACTGACAAAGCAGTACCACTAG